The Dehalococcoidia bacterium genomic interval TCGACCGGATCAGGCATTTAGAATAGGCCCGCTATGCCCGAAGTCCCTGACCTCGAGGCCATCCGCGGCTTTTTGAACCGGCGCATCGTTGGAAAGAAGGTTCAGCGGGTGGATGTCTTTATCCCTATCGTCGTCAGGATACCACGAAACGATTTCGTACGGCTGCTCACGGGTGACACCTTCGGCGAGGTGCAGCGCCACGGCAAGTTCCTGCTCTTCACCTTCGCTTCCGGCAGGGTCATGGTAATCAACCCCATGCTCACCGGCCGCTTCGCCTACGTCGACCGGAAGGAGAAGCGGCGCGCTCGGACTTGCTTCGCCCTCGCGGTCGACGACGAGCACGAGCTCCGCTATGCCGACGAGCGGGTCATGGGCAGAGTCTACCTCGTGCCGCTCGAGGAGCTTCACACGGTGCCCCAGTTCGCCGAGATGGGACCGGATGTGCTGTCGCCAGAGTTGACGGAAGAGGTGTTTCGGGAGCGGCTCCGCCGCCACAACGGGATGATCAAGGGCATTCTCGTGAACCACAGGTTCGTTGCCGGCATCGGCAACGCCTACGCGGACGAGATCCTGTGGGAGGCCCGCATCCACCCCTATCGCAAGCGCACGCAACTCTCGGACGAGGATGTCGGCCGCCTTTACGCAGCCGTGCGCGCGGTCTTCGAGTGGGCGATCCCGATCGTGGCCCGGGTGTTCTCGGAGTCCCTGGACTACACCGAGTGGCGTGACCACCTGCGCGTGCACCGCCGCGGCGGCCAGCCCTGCCCGCGCTGCGGCACCCGCATCAGCGAGATCACCGCCGGTCAGCGTATCACGAGCTTCTGCCGCACCTGCCAACCGGGGCCTTAGGCGACGGCAGGGCGCTTCGCGGGCGAACCCGGGCCGCAGTACCGTCACGCGCGCTGCTGTTGGACGCGGCCGGGACTCGACAGGGGAGGGCACGCCGTTACGCGTGTAGTCGAACAGGGCGCGCCGTCCCGTGACAGCCGGCCAGGAGCGGTTGCACCGCCGACGACGGGGGCAAGCGCCGCTTCGGGACCGAGATGCGAGGGTTAAAGCTCGCTGGGCTCCGCCTTGTCGAGCTCGAAGGTGCGGTGCAGCGCCCTTACGGCGTCCACCACGCGGTCCTCGCGGACGATGCAGGTTATGCGGATCTCGCTGGTTGAGATCATTTCGATATTGATGCCCTCTTCGTAGAGACAGCGGAACATGCGCGAGGCATAGCCAGGCGCGCTCTGGATGCCGGTGCCGACGATGCTCACCTTGCCGATGTGGTCGTCGGTGGTCACTCCGGCCGCGTTGATTTCCTTCGCCACCTTCTGGACGATGGGCGCCGCCTTCGCAAGGTCGCCCCTGGAGACCGTGAACGTGAGGTCGGTCAGGCCCTGCGTGCTGGCGTTCTGGACGATGACGTCCACGGAAAGGTGGTTGGCGGCCAGGGGCTCGAATACTGCTGCAGCGATACCGGGCTGGTCCGGCACACCTTGAATCGTGATCTTGGCGACGTCGAGGTCGTGGGCGATGCCCCTGACGCGCTTGAACTCCTCCATCGTGATGCCTCCCTGGATCATCGTCCCCGGGGTGTCCTCGAAGCTCGAGGCCACGAGGATCGGGATGCCGTAGACCGCGCCCAGCTCTACTGCCCGAGGCGCCATGACCTTCGCGCCTTTGCTCGCCAGCTCCAGCATCTCCTCGTAGGTGATCTCCTTGAGCTTGCGGGCATTGGGCTCGATGCGCGGGTCGGCCGTGTAGACCCCCTGGACGTCGGTATAGATCTCGCATGCCGCGTTCAGGGCGGCGGCAAAGGCGACCGCGGTCGTGTCCGACCCGCCTCGGCCTATCGTCGCAATGTCCTCCCCCTCGGTGACTCCCTGGAACCCGGCGACGATTACCACGCGCCCGCGGGCGACCTCCGCCTGGACGCGTTTCGGCTCCATCGCCAGGATGCGGGCGTTGCGGTGCACGGCAGAGGTGCGCATGCCTGCCTGCGCGCCCGAAAGGCTGATCGCGTCGACACCGAGGTCGTGCAGGGCCATCACCATGAGGGCGCTGGACACGGTCTCGCCCGTCGAGAGCAGGACGTCCATCTCCCGCGGCTCAGGATGGTCCGTGATCTGGTGCGCCAGCGCTATCAGCTCATCCGTCGTGTCGCCCATGGCGGATACGACCGCGACCACGTCGTCACCCTGGCGCCGGCGGCTGGCGATGCGCCGGGCGACGTTCTTTATGCGCTCAGCATTGGCGACGGACGAGCCGCCGTACTTCTGGACGACCAGGGCCATGGAATCTCCCGTGTTGCTGCCATAAAAGGCGGCAACGCTCGCGGCTGGCTTCTATTCGCTCAGTATATTAATGACGGCCGCCTCTACGGGGAAATGGCGCTCACGGTGACGCTCTCTCGGCCGGAGAGCACCGGGATCAGCGCGAAGGGGACTAGGGTGCGCCGCCTGACACGATGTGCGCCCCGGCCTCCGTTGGCCTGGTGATGATGCTGCGGCCGCTGTAGCCGTGCGAGATCGCTGCTTGCGTCATCAAGCGCGCCACGCGTTCCTCGTTCTCGACCGTGAAGGCGGCGACGGTGGAGCCGCCGCCGGAGAGGTAGGCTGCCACGGCGCCGCCGTCCTTCGCGCCCTGCATGATCGGGCCGAGGCCCGGGAAGATCTCGCCTCGCACCGGTTGGTGCATCCGGTCCTGTGTCGCCTCGTCCAGGAGGTCATAGCGCTCGGCCGCGAGGGCCGCGAGGAAGAGGGCCACCCGGCTGGAGTTGAAGATGGCATCCTCGCGGGAGAGCGACTTCGGCAGCCGGCGCCGGCTTTCCTGTGTTGGCATCTCGAAGTCTGGCACGAAGACGACGACCTTGAGGGCCGCGGGCACCGGAAACGCGAGGTGGATCA includes:
- a CDS encoding DNA-formamidopyrimidine glycosylase family protein; the protein is MPEVPDLEAIRGFLNRRIVGKKVQRVDVFIPIVVRIPRNDFVRLLTGDTFGEVQRHGKFLLFTFASGRVMVINPMLTGRFAYVDRKEKRRARTCFALAVDDEHELRYADERVMGRVYLVPLEELHTVPQFAEMGPDVLSPELTEEVFRERLRRHNGMIKGILVNHRFVAGIGNAYADEILWEARIHPYRKRTQLSDEDVGRLYAAVRAVFEWAIPIVARVFSESLDYTEWRDHLRVHRRGGQPCPRCGTRISEITAGQRITSFCRTCQPGP
- the thrB gene encoding homoserine kinase; protein product: MLITVRVPATSANLGPGFDCLGLALDIWSTVTVRTVEGRPPRESIGGRLVRQGVQAAFEGKQAPRLDVTWDEAIPLARGLGASAALRAAGLLAGNAMLDGIHDLERLFEMGTSLEGFPDNISPCLFGGLQVGVRGRERLIHLAFPVPAALKVVVFVPDFEMPTQESRRRLPKSLSREDAIFNSSRVALFLAALAAERYDLLDEATQDRMHQPVRGEIFPGLGPIMQGAKDGGAVAAYLSGGGSTVAAFTVENEERVARLMTQAAISHGYSGRSIITRPTEAGAHIVSGGAP
- a CDS encoding aspartate kinase, which gives rise to MALVVQKYGGSSVANAERIKNVARRIASRRRQGDDVVAVVSAMGDTTDELIALAHQITDHPEPREMDVLLSTGETVSSALMVMALHDLGVDAISLSGAQAGMRTSAVHRNARILAMEPKRVQAEVARGRVVIVAGFQGVTEGEDIATIGRGGSDTTAVAFAAALNAACEIYTDVQGVYTADPRIEPNARKLKEITYEEMLELASKGAKVMAPRAVELGAVYGIPILVASSFEDTPGTMIQGGITMEEFKRVRGIAHDLDVAKITIQGVPDQPGIAAAVFEPLAANHLSVDVIVQNASTQGLTDLTFTVSRGDLAKAAPIVQKVAKEINAAGVTTDDHIGKVSIVGTGIQSAPGYASRMFRCLYEEGINIEMISTSEIRITCIVREDRVVDAVRALHRTFELDKAEPSEL